One genomic window of Lytechinus variegatus isolate NC3 chromosome 1, Lvar_3.0, whole genome shotgun sequence includes the following:
- the LOC121412948 gene encoding exosome complex exonuclease RRP44-like, protein MLTSRSFVKKTRKGGVMKVVREHYLRDDIWCGSAACSKCPMDKTVLEKEPVPEVENTLCRYPHYLLLDTNVVLHQVDILEDKAIKNVILLQTVQKEVKHRSLPSYKRIRDLIANDKKKFYVFTNEHHRETYIEIEPKESPNDFNDRAIRKSLTWYDNHFKDTEIKIVLLTNDVDNRDKARKEGCKAFTVNEYVKAMEGRPELMDRLAQIETKERQRKANDSDITAPGGRNVLYPEHLSSCEINTGIKEGRYKKGTFKASRENFREGYVSVQGMEKMVFIKGLANQNRAVQGDIVAVEILPESQWTAPSTVIAEDKGSKEDVLDEDTDNSISSPKKGAIPTCRVVGIIQRNWRPFCGVIMPPAVQGGTRHLFMAAERLIPKIRIETQQYETLKGNRIIVSIDSWPRDSRYPLGHFVRNLGAIGDKETENEVLLLEHDVPHLPFSEAVLSFLPKLPWTITKEDEAAREDLRHIDICSVDPPGCTDIDDALHYRPLENGNAEVGVHIADVSHFIKPGNALDTEACNRGTTVYLVDRRIDMVPDLLSSNLCSLRGGEVRFAFSTLWEMTPQAEIVNVRFTKSIIKSRAAFTYEEAQNKIDDKSQNDALAIGLRGLNRMAKILKQKRIDNGALTLASSEIRFSMDSETHDPIEVERKVMRETNSMVEEFMLLANISVAQRIRQEFPQSACLRRHPVPPPSNFEPIIKVALTRGFELQVDSGKALADSLDKANIPSIPFFNQLLRMMTTRCMTQALYFSSGMLQEDEYLHFGLASPIYTHFTSPIRRYSDVIVHRMLAVAVAADSCYPDLLDKTKIQEICDNLNYRHRMAQYAGRASVDLHTQVGTYCVV, encoded by the exons ATGTTGACTTCCAGGAGTTTTGTGAAGAAGACTCGGAAAGGAGGAGTGATGAAGGTTGTGAGGGAGCACTATCTGAGGGACGATATTTGGTGTGGATCCGCTGCTTGTTCCAAATGCCCGATGGACAAGACGGTCTTGGAGAAGGAGCCAGTGCCCGAAGTGGAAAACACGTTGTGCCGCTATCCTCATTATCTCCTTCTTGATACAAATGTAGTTTTGCATCAG GTGGATATACTGGAGGACAAAGCAATTAAAAATGTCATTCTCCTGCAGACAGTCCAGAAGGAG GTCAAACACAGAAGTTTGCCATCGTACAAAAGGATACGAGATCTCATTGCAAATGACAAAAAGAAGTTCTATGTATTCACAAATGAACATCACAG AGAGACATATATTGAGATAGAACCGAAGGAATCTCCTAATGATTTCAATGATAGAGCAATACGGAAGAGCCTTACTTGGTATGATAATCACTTCAAAGACACTGAGATCAAGATTGTCCTGCTCACCAATGATGTTGATAATAGAGATAAAGCAAGGAAAGAGGGTTGTAAGGCATTCACAG TCAATGAATATGTGAAGGCAATGGAAGGCAGACCTGAGCTGATGGACAGACTGGCTCAGATTGAAACCAAGGAAAGACAACGCAAGGCT AATGATAGTGACATCACAGCACCAGGAGGCAGGAACGTTCTCTATCCAGAGCATCTTAGCTCATGTGAAATCAACACTGGTATCAAGGAAGGGAGATACAAGAAAGGGACATTCAAAGCAAGCAGAGAAAATTTTAGGGAGGGATACGTCAGTGTACAAGGAATGGAGAAAATG GTTTTCATAAAAGGACTGGCCAACCAGAACAGAGCTGTGCAGGGTGATATTGTAGCAGTAGAAATTCTTCCAGAGTCTCAATGGACAGCGCCCTCTACTGTTATTGCAGAAGACAAGGGATCAAAAGAAGATGTACTAGATGAG GATACTGACAACTCAATCAGCAGTCCTAAGAAGGGAGCAATACCTACATGTCGCGTTGTTGGTATCATCCAGCGTAATTGGCGGCCATTTTGTGGTGTGATTATGCCTCCTGCAGTCCAAGGG GGCACCAGACATCTCTTCATGGCAGCTGAACGGCTTATACCAAAGATCCGTATTGAGACACAGCAATATGAGACATTGAAAGGTAATAGGATCATAGTCAGCATAGACTCATGGCCAAGAGATTCTAGGTATCCTCTA GGTCATTTTGTTCGTAACCTTGGTGCAATTGGAGACAAAGAAACTGAAAATGAAGTGTTGTTATTGGAGCATGACGTTCCCCATCTTCCTTTCTCTGAAGCAGTGCTAAGTTTCTTGCCAAAACTGCCATGGACAATCACAAAAGAG GATGAAGCAGCAAGAGAAGATCTGAGGCATATAGACATCTGCAGTGTCGATCCTCCAGGGTGTACAGACATTGATGATGCTCTTCATTATAGACCATTGGAAAATGGCAATGCAGAG GTTGGTGTTCACATAGCTGATGTCAGTCACTTTATTAAGCCAGGAAATGCCTTAGACACTGAGGCCTGTAACAGAGGTACAACAGTTTATCTTGTTGACAGG AGGATAGACATGGTACCAGATCTTCTTAGTTCTAACCTCTGTTCTCTGAGGGGTGGTGAGGTAAGGTTTGCCTTCTCAACACTCTGGGAGATGACCCCTCAAGCCGAGATTGTCAATGTTAGATTCACAAAGAGCATCATCAAGTCCAGG GCAGCATTCACGTATGAAGAAGCGCAGAACAAGATTGATGATAAATCCCAGAATGATGCTCTAGCAATAGGTCTAAGAGGACTCAACAGGATGGCCAAGATACTCAAGCAAAAGAGAATTGATAATGG AGCTCTGACGTTAGCATCATCTGAGATCCGATTCAGTATGGACAGTGAGACTCATGATCCTATTGAAGTTGAGAGGAAAGTCATGAG AGAAACCAACTCCATGGTTGAAGAGTTCATGTTGTTGGCTAACATCTCTGTAGCCCAGAGGATAAGACAGGAGTTCCCTCAGAGTGCTTGCCTTAGAAGACATCCTGTTCCTCCACCTTCAAACTTCGAACCAATCATCAAGGTTGCTCTCACAAGG GGCTTTGAATTGCAGGTTGACAGTGGTAAAGCACTCGCTGATTCCCTAGATAAGGCCAATATTCcttccattccattcttcaacCAGTTATTACGTATGATGACAACGCGATGTATGACACAAGCCCTCTACTTCAGCAGTGGGATGCTACAGGAAGATGAATACCTACATTTTGGTTTGGCCTCACCAATCTACACTCATTTTACATCTCCCATCAGAAG ATACTCTGACGTGATTGTCCATCGGATGTTAGCTGTTGCAGTCGCAGCTGATTCCTGCTACCCAGATCTCTTGGACAAGACCAAGATTCAG GAGATCTGTGACAATTTGAATTATCGTCATAGGATGGCACAGTATGCAGGTAGAGCATCAGTGGATTTACATACTCAGGTAGGAACTTACTGTGTGGTGTGA